The following are encoded in a window of Vidua chalybeata isolate OUT-0048 chromosome 23, bVidCha1 merged haplotype, whole genome shotgun sequence genomic DNA:
- the MSANTD2 gene encoding myb/SANT-like DNA-binding domain-containing protein 2 isoform X2, with protein sequence MQKYTLRRCYSRVKEHGVGKRKSSYTFEQLEQVFGQGGWDSQPCQPVLINSSGLYQELESDGSTMEEYSQEDWGNHSQDLHCYQTGEQELDEMPTTKRTLKIKQESSEDTQKRDVMQNIMQILESVQLKWELFQSWTDFSRLHLSNKLAIFGIGYNTRWKEDIRYHYAEISSQVPLGKRLREYFNSEKPEGRVIMTRVQKMNWKNVYYKFLEITISEARCLELHMEIDWIPIAHSKPTGGNVVQYLLPGGIPKSPGLYAIGYEECHEKLPSPLAEHQAPDPGNETPGELEVPSPQASLRVDMESARIIYCYLGIAEVRTLQQCLFLHFQANTKTFSKDWVGINAFLSQNCVVEPGVSPKSIYIKFVEVERDFLSAGSLVECLEKAIGYPLKFNN encoded by the exons ATGCAAAAATAT ACCCTCCGCAGGTGCTACAGCCGCGTGAAGGAGCACGGCGTTGgcaagaggaaaagcagctacACGTTTgaacagctggagcaggtgtTTGGGCAGGGAGGATGggactcccagccctgccagcccgTCCTCATCAACAGCAGTGGTTTGTACCAGGAGCTGGAGTCGGACGGCAGCACGATGGAGGAATACTCTCAGGAGGACTGGGGAAACCACAGTCAGGATCTTCACTGCTACCAGACTGGCGAGCAGGAATTGG ATGAAATGCCTACCACAAAAAGAACATTAAAGATAAAACAGGAATCTTCAGAAGACACGCA GAAGCGTGATGTCATGCAGAACATTATGCAAATCTTGGAGTCGGTCCAGTTGAAGTGGGAGCTGTTTCAGAGCTGGACGGACTTCTCCAGGCTCCACCTTTCTAACAAACTGGCCATTTTCGGCATTGGGTACAACACCCGCTGGAAGGAGGATATCCGTTACCACTACGCAGAGATCAGCTCCCAGGTGCCCCTGGGCAAGCGGCTCCGGGAATATTTCAACTCGGAAAAACCGGAGGGTCGGGTGATCATGACCCGAGTACAGAAAATGAACTGGAAAAACGTTTATTACAAATTCCTGGAGATCACCATCAGCGAAGCCAGATGCTTGGAGCTGCACATGGAGATCGACTGGATTCCCATCGCTCACTCCAAACCCACTGGAGGGAACGTGGTGCAGTATTTATTACCAGGAGGGATCCCAAAAAGCCCTGGCCTGTACGCCATTGGATATGAGGAGTGCCACGAGAAGCTCCCCTCCCCTCTGGCCGAGCACCAGGCACCCGACCCCGGCAATGAGACTCCAGGGGAGCTCGAGGTCCCCTCGCCACAGGCCTCCCTTCGGGTGGATATGGAATCTGCCCGGATTATCTACTGTTACCTCGGCATTGCCGAGGTCCGGACTCTCCAGCAGTGCCTGTTTTTACACTTCCAGGCAAACACCAAAACCTTCAGCAAAGATTGGGTCGGGATCAACGCCTTTTTATCTCAGAACTGCGTCGTAGAGCCCGGCGTCTCACCCAAATCCATCTACATCAAATTTGTGGAAGTGGAGAGGGATTTTCTGTCTGCTGGCTCTTTGGTAGAGTGCCTGGAAAAAGCCATCGGATACCCCTTAAAATTTAACAACTGA
- the LOC128799157 gene encoding endothelial cell-selective adhesion molecule-like codes for MGALRRAALALAALLGVSLAVLEVHVGTSLVLSVEGQQAVLPAWYTSHSQNEPYITWMLNKNPGPFQILSYIGGVVKVEETDLKSRVGFLHPIFTHNISVFINATREQDSGQYMCTVNVVDDSIKLHKNIGLINLTVLVPPAAPTCQLHGTAVVGANVTLSCSSKKGKPSPMYQWQRQPPTLQVFFPPAQDRAKGTLKLTNLSLEMSGVYVCRAENQAGSKNCSIVLEVHSTSTKAVIAGAVLGSLGALATIIFFAQKLVGYRRKKRDSQEEGANEIKEDAVAPKTPSWARRPASDTMSKTSTLSSIAGTRQAYGARAPSDTASILTTTGSYRGPPPRGGGRPPSLSPPAVNGTSRRRQDPAAAPVGPLPPSSLARAGAVPVMVPAQSRAGSLV; via the exons aTGGGCGCGCTGCGGCGGGCGGCGCTGGCGCTGGCGGCGCTGCTGG GTGTCtccttggctgtgctggaggtgcACGTGGGGACGAGCCTGGTGCTGTCCGTGGAGGGGCAGCAGGCGGTGCTGCCTGCCTGGTACACCAGCCACTCCCAGAACGAGCCCTACATCACCTGGATGCTGAACAAGAATCCTGGTCCCTTCCAG ATCCTGTCATACATAGGCGGGGTGGTGAAGGTGGAAGAGACAGATCTGAAGTCCCGCGTGGGGTTCCTGCACCCCATCTTCACCCACAACATCTCGGTGTTCATCAATGCCACCCGGGAGCAAGACTCGGGTCAGTACATGTGCACCGTCAACGTGGTGGATGACTCCATCAAGTTGCACAAGAACATCGGCCTCATCAACCTCACCGTCCTGG TGCCACCGGCCGCCCCCACCTGCCAACTGCACGGCACCGCCGTCGTGGGGGCCAACGTGACCTTGAGCTGCTCCTCCAAGAAGGGGAAACCCTCGCCCATGTACCAGTGGCAGCGCCAGCCGCCCACCCTGCAGGTCTTctttccccctgcccagg ACCGGGCCAAGGGCACCCTCAAGCTGACCAACCTCTCCCTGGAAATGTCGGGGGTCTACGTCTGCAGGGCTGAAAACCAAGCAGGTTCTAAGAACTGCAGCATTGTCCTGGAGGTACACTCAA CAAGCACCAAAGCTGTGATTGCCGGCGCCGTGCTGGGCTCCCTGGGTGCCCTTGCCACCATCATCTTCTTTGCCCAGAAGCTTGTTGGCTACAGGAGGAAAAAACGTGACAGCCAGGAGGAGGGAGCCAATGAGATCAA ggaagaCGCCGTGGCACCCAAAACCCCGTCGTGGGCAAGGAGGCCGGCTTCAGACACCATGTCCAAAACCAGCACCCTGTCCTCCATCGCCGGCACCCGGCAAGCCTACGGGGCCAGAGCCCCCTCCGACACCGCCTCCATCCTCACCACCACCGGCAGCTACCGGGGACCCCCGCCCCGGGGAGGGGGGCGGCCCCCCAGCCTCTCACCCCCCGCCGTTAACGGGACCTCCCGGCGCCGCCAGGATCCAGCCGCCGCTCCCGTGGGGCCGTTGcccccctccagcctggcacgAGCAGGTGCCGTTCCAGTCATGGTGCCAGCGCAGAGCCGAGCTGGCTCCTTGGTGTGA
- the NRGN gene encoding neurogranin, producing MDCCNEGACTKLDEDILDIPLDDPDANAAAAKIQASFRGHMTRKKIKGGEIDRKTKDAECANSTRGGDLRNGD from the coding sequence GAGGGAGCCTGCACAAAGCTGGACGAGGACATCCTGGACATCCCTTTGGACGATCCTGATGCCAACGCGGCAGCTGCCAAGATCCAGGCTAGTTTCCGTGGCCATATGACCCGCAAGAAGATCAAAGGGGGTGAGATCGATCGGAAAACCAAGGACGCCGAGTGCGCCAACAGCACCCGCGGCGGCGACCTCCGCAACGGCGACTAG